Sequence from the Arthrobacter pigmenti genome:
TTGATCAGCACCGGCGGCACGGGATCCTCTGACGCCGACCACATCCGCCGTGCTCTCACCGTCCTGGAGGCTGATTTCATCATTGACGGGATCGCCATGCGCCCGGGCCATCCCACCCTCCTGGCAAAGCTGCAGGACGGCCGGTTCTTCGTTGGACTCCCGGGCAATCCACTGGCCGCGATGATGGCTTTGTTCACCGTGGCGCGCCCGCTCCTGGCCGGATTGCGTGGAGCGGCGTTCCCTGAGCCGCAGCGGGCGCTTGCCGGTGAGGATTTCGGTGCACTGCCCGGCCGGACGCGGCTCGTGCCGTACCGGAACAGCGAAGGGCGGGCGATGCCCACCGTGCATCACCGGTCGGGGATGCTCCGGGGCCTTGCCGACGCCGACGGCGTGCTCGTAATACCCGAGCAGGGGTGCCAGCAGGACGAGAACATCCCAGCGCTGCCGCTGCCCTGGTCAAGCTAGCAACGAGGGGTCCCCAAACGAGCGGAGCGAGTTTGGGGTAGTTGTGACGCGCTAGCAACGAGGGGTCCCCGAACGAGCGGAGCGAGTTTGGGGTAGTTACGACGCGGTAGCCTTCTCCAGCCGGATCACTACCGATTTCGACGTCGGCGTCCCACTGACGTCGGCGGTGGAGTCCAACGGGACCAGAACGTTGGTCTCGGGGTAGTACGCTGCCGCGCAACCGCGCGGAGTGGGGTACGCAACTGCACGGAAGTTCTCCGCCCGGCGCTGCACGCCGTCGTCGTACTCTGACACAAGATGCACCATGGAGCCGTCCGTCAGGCCGGCCTCCCGCAGATCCTCAGCGTGGACGAATACCACGCGGCGGCCGCCGCGGATGCCGCGGTAGCGATCGTCCTTGCCGTAGATCGTGGTGTTGTACTGATCGTGTGAGCGCAGGGTCTGCAGCAGCAGCCGCCCCTCGGGGACGCGCGGGTACTCGAGCTGGTTGCCGGTGAAGGATGCTTTGCCTGTTTCGGTGGGGAAGTGACGGTTGTCCCTGGGCCCGTGCGGGAGGATGAAGCCGCCGTCGTCAATCTTTTTCTCGTAGGACTCGAATCCGGGAATGACGGCGGCAATGTGTTCCCGGATCAGCGCGTAGTTGCCCTGCAGGGCTGGCCAGTCAACCTTCGGAGCGGATGCGCGGTAGGGGCTGTCCGGGCGGGAGAACAGGTGTTCGGCTAGCCCGCAGACAATCGCGATCTCAGAGCGGACCTCCGGGCCGGGGGGAGTCAGCCGCCCGCGGGAGGCGTGTACCGCGCTCATGGAATCTTCGACCGTGACCCGCTGGTCTCCCGACGCCTGGGTGTCGCGGTCAGTGCGTCCCAGTGCGGGCAGGATGAGCGCCCGCCTGCCGGTGATCAGATGGGAACGGTTGAGTTTCGTGGACACCTGTACGGTGAGCCGCGTGGTGCGCAGCGCGGCGTCCGTAACCTCGGAATCCGGGGTAGCCCGGACGAAGTTGCCGCCCATGGCCATGAAGACGCGCACGTTTCCATCCCGCATGGCCCGGATTGCGCCCACGGTGTCGTATCCGTGTTTTCTCGGTGATGAGAAGCTGAAGCGCGCATCGAGGGCGTCATGGAAGGCGGGCGGCATCCGTTCGAAGATGCCCATCGTGCGGTCACCCTGCACGTTCGAGTGCCCCCGAACCGGGCAGAGCCCCGCGCCGGGCTTGCCGATGTTGCCCTGCAGGAGAAGTACGTTGACGACGTCGCGGAGCATCGCGACCGAGTGCTTGTGCTGGGTCAGTCCCATAGCCCAGCAGACAATGGTGCCCTTCGCGGCGATCATGCGCTCGGCAACGGAGACGATTTGTTCGCGGGTGAGCCCTGTCGCTTCGAGGATGCTGTCCCACTCCACCGTGCGCAGCTGGTGCAGGTACTCGTCCAGCCCAAGGGTGGATTCGCGGATGAAGTCGTGGTCGAAGACGGTTCCGGTGGCTTCCTCGCGCTCAAGCAGGTGCTTGCCGATGCCCTGGAAAAGCGCCTGGTCACCGCCGATCCGGATCTGCAGGAAGTCATCGGCAAGCTGCGTGCCGCCTCCGAACCGGGAACCGAGCAGACCGCTGACCGTCTGCGGGTTCTCGAACGTCATCAGGCCCGCCTCCGGCAGCGGGTTGATCGCGACGATCTGTGCGCCGTTCTTCTTGGCCTTCTCGAGGGACGTGAGCATGCGCGGGTGGTTGGTGCCGGGATTTTGTCCTGCGATCAGGATGAGCGGCGCGGTTTCCAGGTCCTCCAGGGAAACCGACCCCTTGCCGATGCCGATGGTCTGAGTCAATGCCGAACCGGAGGACTCATGGCACATGTTCGAGCAGTCCGGCAGGTTGTTGGTGCCGATCCCGCGGACCATGAGCTGGTAGAGGAATGCCGCTTCGTTCGAGGTGCGCCCCGATGTGTAGAACACCGCTTCATCGGGGCTCTGAAGTGCCTCAAGTTCCTCCGTGATGATGCCGAACGCCTCGTCCCAGCTGGCCGGGCGGTAGTGGGTGCCGCCGTCGTCGAGCAGCATCGGGTGTGTGAGGCGGCCCTGCTGGCCGAGCCAAAAGTCGTCATGCTCCGACAGGTCGCTGACCGAGAATCGCTCGAAGAACGACGGCGGCACGGTCCGCTTGGTCGCTTCTTCGGCCACAGCCTTGGCGCCGTTCTCACAGAACTCGGCGCGGTGCCGGTTTTCGCCCTCCGGCCACGCGCATCCCGGGCAGTCGAAGCCGCTGACCTGATTCACGGCGAGCAGGGTCTGGGCACTGCGGACCGGACCCATCTGCTCCAGTGAAATCTTGAGCGCATGCGCCACTGCGGGCAGGCCCACCGCCTGCTTCTTCGGTGCGGCGGACTTGAGCCCAGCCTCATTGATGCCGTCTTTCGGGGCTCGCGTTGCCATTTGCCCTCACATCCTCGTGTTGGAGTCAACTAGTCTCATTCTAGGAGCAGGAAGGAGGCTGATGTGGCGCGAGTGACGGACCGGCGGCGGATTGTGCGCTTCCGGCTTGACGGCCCGCCGAGCCGTCGCGAGGACCGGCTGGCAGGGGAGGAGCCGCTGGAGATCCGGCTTGGAGCGCGCGCCTTCACGGTCACGATGCGCACGCCGGGGGAGGACTTTGACCTGGTGGCGGGATTCCTCGTCTCCGAGGGCGTGGTCAGCGAGCCGGGCGAGATCATCAGCCTGCGGTACTGCGCAGGCGTCGATGAACAGGGCCAGCAGACGTTCAACGTGGTGGAGGCCCAACTCCGCCCTGACGTTCCGCTCCCGGACACCGGGATGGAACGTCACGTCTATACCTCCAGTTCCTGCGGGATTTGCGGGACGGCGTCGATCGACGCGGTGCGGAAGTCGGCCCGCTTCGAGAAGCACGACGACGACGGCGCGGTGGATCTCGCGGTTCTCGCCTCGCTGCCGGAGCGGCTGCGTGCCGGCCAGAAGCTCTTCGACCGGACCGGAGGGGTCCATGCAGCGGGACTGTTCAGCCGGGATGGTGAGCTGTTGTGCCTCCGTGAAGACGTGGGCAGGCACAACGCCGTCGACAAGGTTGTGGGCTGGGCGCTGCGCGCCGGCCATCTGCCGCTGTGCGGGACCATTCTGCAGGTTTCAGGCCGCGCCTCGTTCGAGCTCGTCCAGAAGGCGCACCTCGCGGGGGTGCCGATGCTCGCGGCGGTGAGTGCGCCGTCGTCGTTGGCGGCTGATCTGGCTGAGAAAACGGGCATCACCCTTGTGGGTTTCAGTCGTGGAAATACGCTCAACTGTTACGCGCATTCTCACCGCATCCGCGCGGAATAGGCGATGCCCAGCCGGGGTTGCTTCAGAAGGAAGGCGCCTTTTCCACCCAGCGGACCGAAACTGTCCGTGACGGGTCCTATGGTTGAGAGCGACTAACGGGAGGCGATCCATGAGCATGGAAGGCGCGGCCTGGAGTTCCCTTTACCGGATCTCCTCCGCCAAGAACGGTAACAACAAGTTTTCGAAGGAGACGCTGAAGCGGATCCTCTCTTTCGCCGTGCCGTACAAGTTCAAGCTGGTGCTGTTCATTGTGCTTTCGGTGGTCTCCGCTTTCCTGGCAGTTGCCACCCCGGTACTTGCGGGGCAGGTGGTCGATGCGATCATCGCCGGAACCGGCGTGGAGACCATTGTGTGGCTCGCCGTCGTTATTGCGCTCGTTGCGATTGCAGATACTGCGGTCGGCCTGGCCACCCGTTGGTACTCCTCGCGGATCGGTGAGGGAGTGATCCTCGACCTGCGCACGGCGGTGTTCGACCATGTGCAGAAGATGCCAATTGCGTTCTTCACGCGGACCCGAACCGGCGCGCTGGTGAGCCGGCTGAATAATGACGTGATCGGCGCGCAGCAGGCGTTCAGCGGAACGCTCTCCGGGGTGGTCAGCAACCTGGTGGCGCTGATCCTCACCCTGATTGTCATGCTCAGCACGTCCGTTCTGGTGACGGTCCTTGCAATCATCATGTTGCCGATCTTTCTGCTGCCCGCCCGGCGGATGGGGCGACGGCTGGCGTCGCTGCGGCGTGAGGCGGCGGACTACAACTCGACCATGAGCACGCAGATGACGGAGCGGTTCTCGGCGCCGGGCGCCACGCTGGTGAAGCTCTTCGGTCGTCCCGATGAGGAATCGGATGAGTTCCGGGTCCGGGCTGCCCGCGTTCGGGACATCGGCGTCCGTACCGCGATGCTGCAGTTCGTGTTCTTCTCGGCGCTGATGCTCGTTTCTGCGCTTGCGCTGGCGCTCGTGTACGGGCTCGGCGGAACGCTTGCCCTGGGCAGAGCGCTGGACACCGGCGAGGTGGTGACCCTCGCGCTCCTGCTCACGCGGCTTTACGCCCCGTTGACCTCGCTGGCCAACGCACGCGTGGAGATCATGAGTGCGCTGGTGAGCTTCGAGCGGGTGTTCGAGGTGCTGGACCTGGACCCACTCATCAAGGAAAAGCCCGACGCCGGCACCATTCCAGCCGGTCCAGTTGCCGTTGAGTTCGACGACGTCCGGTTTGGCTACCCGTCTGCGGACAAGGTCTCGCTGGCCTCCCTTGAGGAAGTGGCAATACTGGACACCCGCGGCGGTGAAGAGGTGCTGCACGGCATCGATTTCCGGATAGAACCCGGCCAGACCGTGGCGCTGGTGGGCACCTCGGGCGCTGGGAAGTCCACCATCGCCCAGCTGCTGGCCCGGCTGTACGACGTCGACGAAGGCGCGGTTCGCATTGGCGGGAAGGACGTTCGCGATGTGACGTTCGAGTCCATGCGGCACACGCTCGGAATGGTGACCCAGGACGGCCATCTGTTCCACGAAACCATCGGTGCCAACCTCCGGCTGGCGCGCCCCGGCGCCACGGATGAAGAGGTGTGGGACGCCGTACGCCGGGCCCGCCTGGAAACCCTGATCAGGGCGCTACCCGATCAATTGGACACCATGGTTGGGGAGCGGGGCTACCGGTTGTCCGGCGGTGAACGCCAGCGCATGACGATCGCCCGGCTGCTGCTGGCCCAGCCCCGCGTTGTGATCCTGGATGAGGCCACCGCTGCGCTGGATTCAACCTCGGAGGCAGCGGTGCAGGCCGCCCTGAGCGAAGCGCTGGAGGGACGGACCGCGCTTGTGATCGCCCACAGGCTGTCAACCATTCGTAGTGCGGACCAGATCCTGGTGATCGAGGAGGGACGCATTGCGGAGCGGGGAACCCATGATGAACTGCTTACCCGTGACGGCCGCTACGCGGAGCTGCATCGCACGCAGTTCGCCGTCCAGAAGGCAGTTGCCCCGGATGAGCTGCCGGAGTCGCTCGACGCAGCCCTCACGGAGTAGTGGTGGTCGGTGCCCCTTCGCCGTCGAGCTTTGGCTCCTTACGCTCCTCCGGTACCCGCAACCGGGGGAGCGTGATGTTCACCAGCGGGCCCACCAGGAGCGCGAAGGCGACGGTGCCAACACCCACGGTTCCGCCCAGCACCCAGCCGAGGGCGAGCACTGAGACCTCGATCCCGGTGCGCACCTTCCAAATGGCCCACCCCCACCGGTGATTGATGCCGGTCATGAGTCCATCTCGTGGGCCTGGCCCCATCCGGGCCCCGATGTAGAGGCCGGTAGCTACCGCGAGGAGCAGCAGCCCTGCAGTGAAGAGGAGAACCTGCACCCACAGCTCGGTTTGCTGAGGAACGACGGCGAGAGCCACCTCAGCGCTCGGCCCGACGAGCAGGACGTTCAGAACAGTCCCAACACCCGGCTTCTGCCGGATGGGAATCCACAGCAACAGGACCGCCAGGCCAATCAGGTTGGTGGTCAGTCCAAACGGGATGCCGCTCTGCAGCGAAACGCCCTGGCCAAGGACATCCCACGGTGAGACACCGATCCCGGCTCGGATCATCATGCCGATCGAGAAGCCGTACAGGAAGAGGCCGAGCAGAAGCTGCACCACGCGGCGCACGAGAAGAAGGGACATACTTCCAGTGAACTGCTCAATTGGCCTTCCCACAAGATGCCAATTCGAATAAACTGGCCTGATGCAGACACTCTCGGCTCGCAGGTTGGACATGCTACTCGCTGAGTGGCGTGGCACCGCTCCCGCTTACAGTGCACTCGCGGATCGTGTTCGCCTGCTCATCCTCGATGGACGGATTCCGATTGGGACCAGGCTCCCGGCTGAACGCGAACTTGCGCAGCAGTTGCACCTGAGCCGGACCACTGTTTCGGCCACGTTCGCCCGTCTGCGCGATGCGGGGTACCTTTCGAGCACCCGCGGGTCAGGCAGCGTTGCGATGCTGCCTGCCGGCGAACCAGTGGCGGCGGAGCTTCCGGGCCAGGGACTGCTCGATTTCAGCAAGGCCG
This genomic interval carries:
- a CDS encoding ABC transporter ATP-binding protein, producing MSMEGAAWSSLYRISSAKNGNNKFSKETLKRILSFAVPYKFKLVLFIVLSVVSAFLAVATPVLAGQVVDAIIAGTGVETIVWLAVVIALVAIADTAVGLATRWYSSRIGEGVILDLRTAVFDHVQKMPIAFFTRTRTGALVSRLNNDVIGAQQAFSGTLSGVVSNLVALILTLIVMLSTSVLVTVLAIIMLPIFLLPARRMGRRLASLRREAADYNSTMSTQMTERFSAPGATLVKLFGRPDEESDEFRVRAARVRDIGVRTAMLQFVFFSALMLVSALALALVYGLGGTLALGRALDTGEVVTLALLLTRLYAPLTSLANARVEIMSALVSFERVFEVLDLDPLIKEKPDAGTIPAGPVAVEFDDVRFGYPSADKVSLASLEEVAILDTRGGEEVLHGIDFRIEPGQTVALVGTSGAGKSTIAQLLARLYDVDEGAVRIGGKDVRDVTFESMRHTLGMVTQDGHLFHETIGANLRLARPGATDEEVWDAVRRARLETLIRALPDQLDTMVGERGYRLSGGERQRMTIARLLLAQPRVVILDEATAALDSTSEAAVQAALSEALEGRTALVIAHRLSTIRSADQILVIEEGRIAERGTHDELLTRDGRYAELHRTQFAVQKAVAPDELPESLDAALTE
- the fdhD gene encoding formate dehydrogenase accessory sulfurtransferase FdhD, with amino-acid sequence MARVTDRRRIVRFRLDGPPSRREDRLAGEEPLEIRLGARAFTVTMRTPGEDFDLVAGFLVSEGVVSEPGEIISLRYCAGVDEQGQQTFNVVEAQLRPDVPLPDTGMERHVYTSSSCGICGTASIDAVRKSARFEKHDDDGAVDLAVLASLPERLRAGQKLFDRTGGVHAAGLFSRDGELLCLREDVGRHNAVDKVVGWALRAGHLPLCGTILQVSGRASFELVQKAHLAGVPMLAAVSAPSSLAADLAEKTGITLVGFSRGNTLNCYAHSHRIRAE
- a CDS encoding YczE/YyaS/YitT family protein, which produces MSLLLVRRVVQLLLGLFLYGFSIGMMIRAGIGVSPWDVLGQGVSLQSGIPFGLTTNLIGLAVLLLWIPIRQKPGVGTVLNVLLVGPSAEVALAVVPQQTELWVQVLLFTAGLLLLAVATGLYIGARMGPGPRDGLMTGINHRWGWAIWKVRTGIEVSVLALGWVLGGTVGVGTVAFALLVGPLVNITLPRLRVPEERKEPKLDGEGAPTTTTP
- a CDS encoding FdhF/YdeP family oxidoreductase gives rise to the protein MATRAPKDGINEAGLKSAAPKKQAVGLPAVAHALKISLEQMGPVRSAQTLLAVNQVSGFDCPGCAWPEGENRHRAEFCENGAKAVAEEATKRTVPPSFFERFSVSDLSEHDDFWLGQQGRLTHPMLLDDGGTHYRPASWDEAFGIITEELEALQSPDEAVFYTSGRTSNEAAFLYQLMVRGIGTNNLPDCSNMCHESSGSALTQTIGIGKGSVSLEDLETAPLILIAGQNPGTNHPRMLTSLEKAKKNGAQIVAINPLPEAGLMTFENPQTVSGLLGSRFGGGTQLADDFLQIRIGGDQALFQGIGKHLLEREEATGTVFDHDFIRESTLGLDEYLHQLRTVEWDSILEATGLTREQIVSVAERMIAAKGTIVCWAMGLTQHKHSVAMLRDVVNVLLLQGNIGKPGAGLCPVRGHSNVQGDRTMGIFERMPPAFHDALDARFSFSSPRKHGYDTVGAIRAMRDGNVRVFMAMGGNFVRATPDSEVTDAALRTTRLTVQVSTKLNRSHLITGRRALILPALGRTDRDTQASGDQRVTVEDSMSAVHASRGRLTPPGPEVRSEIAIVCGLAEHLFSRPDSPYRASAPKVDWPALQGNYALIREHIAAVIPGFESYEKKIDDGGFILPHGPRDNRHFPTETGKASFTGNQLEYPRVPEGRLLLQTLRSHDQYNTTIYGKDDRYRGIRGGRRVVFVHAEDLREAGLTDGSMVHLVSEYDDGVQRRAENFRAVAYPTPRGCAAAYYPETNVLVPLDSTADVSGTPTSKSVVIRLEKATAS